A region of Mugil cephalus isolate CIBA_MC_2020 chromosome 3, CIBA_Mcephalus_1.1, whole genome shotgun sequence DNA encodes the following proteins:
- the calca gene encoding calcitonin/calcitonin-related polypeptide, alpha, whose amino-acid sequence MLKLWTLLFAYALTICQMYVSQAAPSRTSKESMSDGITLLNDDAQRLLRTIKEFMQMASDEQPNQTADDSSLDRPLFKRCTSLSTCVLGKLSQDIHKLQTYPRTDVGSGTPGKKRSLSEQYENYSNSLD is encoded by the exons ATGCTTAAACTGTGGACGCTCCTTTTTGCCTACGCGCTGACCATTTGTCAGATGTACGTCTCACAGGCTGCTCCATCCAG aACTAGTAAGGAGTCCATGTCAGATGGAATCACACTATTGAACGATGATGCGCAAAGGTTGCTCAGAACCATCAAGGAGTTCATGCAGATGGCTTCAGATGAGCAACCTAATCAAACAGCTGATGACAGCAG CTTGGATAGACCCTTGTTTAAGCGCTGCACCAGCTTAAGCACTTGTGTCCTGGGCAAACTCTCCCAGGATATTCACAAACTACAAACGTACCCTCGCACTGATGTGGGATCAGGGACGCCCGGCAAGAAGAGAAGTCTATCTGAGCAATATGAAAACTACAGCAACTCACTAGACTAA